The Reichenbachiella carrageenanivorans region CGTACAGATCGGCGCCACCGGAGGGGTGAAAGTAGGCGTCACAGGCTCTGGGTAGATGGATATGGTGTCTTGCACCAAGTTGGAGCAGGTGCCGTCGTTGACAGTTAAAACCACTACGCTATCACCTACTTGAGAAAAAGTATGAGTTGGGCTTATGGCTGTACTGCCGATAGTAGTCCCGCCGTTAAAGCTCCACTCATAAGTCAACCCACCTCCGTCGATGGGCGTGAAGGTATTGGATTGCCCGATGCATTCGTTGGAAGAAGTGGTGAAGGAAATGGCGGGAGCGGTGTTATTTGAAATGATTGTTGATTGGGTTGAGATATATGGTATTTCGTCTGTATCATAAACAGAGAGACTTACTTTGTTTGAAAAGCCACCTGATTCAAAATATATCTTCTCTTCAGGTAGAAATGAAATGGATGTTTGAATATTGGATTCGCACACATTATCGAAATCTATATTGTATAGTCGTCCTTGAAAATTAGCCATTAATAAGTCCCATTTACTTCCGTTTTTAACTAAGTCCACACCAAAATCTCGGCTACTCGACATAAAATTGCCTAAATCTATAGCTGTTGGTGAATCATTTAAAGTACTGAAATCAAACCTATAAAGCGGGCCATTTCTTGATGTAACAAAGCCTTGGTAGCCAGTTCCGTCAGTATCAATGCTTAGGCCAAGGGGATCGTTTAGCGAAAACCCAATGTGAGAACTTACATCTGTAATTACTGGGGTATTAGAGATTTGATCTCCAAAATCTAACTTGAATAATGTAGCTTGGCTTCTAGCTACCAGAAAGCCAACCCAATGGTCGCATTCTTTTACAATATCAATGGCAGTACCTGAATTGATGCCTGCAAAGGAGAATTCGCTAAAGGTAAATGTTTCATTAATTGAATTGCCAAAATCGATTAAGACTACATTTGAAGAGCTAGCATTTACAATAAATGCATAGAATTGATTGTTTTCACGTACTATTTTGACTGCAGTAGGGACGTTGAGAGTCATTCCACTAGAAATTTCAACTATGTTTGGAGTATTGAGTAATGAGTTGCCAAAGCTGAGTAAATAGATTTCTGAACTTGTATCGCCTGTTATGATGGCGTGCCAACCTATTCCATCCCAAAAGACATCTATGCCAGTTGGAGAGTTGAGTAAGTTTGAAAATGATCCGAGATTTTCCACTAAAGGGCTGCTCCCTATGGATGTTCCAAAATTTATTCTAACAAGAGAATTGTTTGATCGAGCTGGGACAAATGCTATTATATTTCCATTATCTATTTCGGCGTCCACATCATAGCAACTTGATAAGCTTCCTGTGGTAATTAGATAAGAAGAGGGAACATTTTTTAAATCATCATTTGCACAGAAATCCCAAGAGTAGCTTGTGGCAAGAGTTGAGTTGTTTTCTATGGCTAGTGTTTCATCTATACAATGTTCAATAGCAAGGTTAAAATTGCTTACTGGACATTGTGCTTTACACAATTTGAAACTGAATAGGGTGAGTGTTAAAAAGTATACTACTCGCATTAAAGTTTGTCTAGTCGATGTTTGATTCTTTTTATGAAAGAAGAAACATTTACAGTTTCACGGCTTTTTAAGAATGATTGCAACAAGTTAGGTTTGAAATCACTTCTAGTGCCTTTGGCTATATAAATATTACCAACTCGTACGATGGCTTGAATGTCGATGAGTGTAAAATACCTTTTCTTAATTGCTCGCTCCGAGTTGAAAATTCTAACATGACTTGGGTCCCAAAAGTTTGGGACACTAAAAATAATTGTTTTCCCAGTTTCAATATTTTGAATGATATCTAGGTCTCTGGTCACGTGTTCTAACACTTCTAGACAAATAACCGTATCATACTCTATATCGTAGCTGCTTTTAGCTAACGCATCTCCTTCAAAAAATGTTGAATCGGGTAATTGCTTTTTTGCTATTTCAATAGCTTTTGTGCTAAAGTCAAACCCCACATAGTTTTTGAATGTCTCGTCTAATAAGTACTCAGTTAGCTGACCAGTACCACAACCAATTTCAAGAATTTTTTGATTTTTATCTTTTCCTAAAAATTTTATTACTTGTGTCCAGTGAACCCAATAATAGCTTTCTTTATAGGTCTTTTTATAATTAGCCCTAGACTCGAATAACTCATCGTAATACGTGGAATCTTTTTCTTCTTTCATTTTTTTGATTCAAAGTTATTATTAACTCATGAATTGGTGAATTTTCAAGGCAAGTTCTTGTACTTGTGTTGCTCTGGAATATTTGTTAATTAATTTGATATTGCCTTCATATTTTAAATAGCCGTTTGAAATCCACTCTTTATGTAATTGAGTAAGTCGCTTGCACACTTCCTCACTCTCATTACAGATGACACCTGCCTTCGTTTCTCTTACCATTTCCCCAACCACACTATTGTCGTCGGGGATCATAAGAATGTTCTTTTTGCTACCCACATAGTCGAATATTTTACCCAAGTGCGTACCAGGTGAGTCGGGCAAAGATGGAAACAATAATAATTGGCAGTTGGTTATTTCCTGTGCTAGTTCTTGCTTGGGTATCCTCTTGGTTACTTCACAATAGTTTTTATCAAGTAGGGAGTAGATTCTATCTACAGGGTTATACATAAAACCAGAAAGCTGCCCAGGAAAGGCATTTCCTCGATCAGCTCCTATGAATTTGACTTTGAAATTTTTTGGTTTTTCTTTTTCGATAAACTGCTTACAGCCTTCCAAGAAGATATTTAATTTTTGGT contains the following coding sequences:
- a CDS encoding class I SAM-dependent methyltransferase — translated: MKEEKDSTYYDELFESRANYKKTYKESYYWVHWTQVIKFLGKDKNQKILEIGCGTGQLTEYLLDETFKNYVGFDFSTKAIEIAKKQLPDSTFFEGDALAKSSYDIEYDTVICLEVLEHVTRDLDIIQNIETGKTIIFSVPNFWDPSHVRIFNSERAIKKRYFTLIDIQAIVRVGNIYIAKGTRSDFKPNLLQSFLKSRETVNVSSFIKRIKHRLDKL